The following are encoded in a window of Natronoarchaeum philippinense genomic DNA:
- the carB gene encoding carbamoyl-phosphate synthase large subunit, giving the protein MTSDGTNTPAEEDRKILLIGSGPIQIGQAAEFDYSGAQACRALQEEGAEVVLVNSNPATIMTDPEMADQVYIEPITTEAIGEIIRKEQPDGVIAGLGGQTGLNVTAELAEEGVLDEHDVEIMGTPLDTIYATEDRELFRQRMEELDEPVAQSTTIELDDDEAVAELTEDDLEERVQDAVDEVGGLPVIARTTYTLGGSGSGVVDEFDELVERVRKGLRLSRNSEVLITESIAGWVELEYEVMRDADNSCIIICNMENIDPMGIHTGESTVVTPSQVIPDEGHQEMRDSALKVIRDLGIQGGCNIQFAWRDDGTPGGEYRVVEVNPRVSRSSALASKATGYPIARVTAKVALGKRLHEIENEITGETTAAFEPAIDYVVTKVPRWPKDKFDDVEFELSTAMKSTGEAMAIGRTFEESLLKALRSSEYEPEPDWDELSDDELETDYLERPTPDRPYAMFEAFERGYSVEEVVDFTNIYEWYVERYQNVAEAAEAAQDGEFDGAAEIGFTDGQIAAGVEASEASELPRADGGDIDAVEASTPDRSFKQVDTCAGEFQATTPYYYSARQAAASKGQSRLTDEVQVDQDAESVVVVGGGPIRIGQGVEFDYCSVHAVRALREAGIDAHVVNNNPETVSTDYDTSDGLFFEPITAEEVADVIEATGADGVMVQFGGQTSVNIGEPLEAELERRDLDCEIMGTTVEAMDLAEDRDRFNELMDELGIAQPEGGTAFSEDEALELAHDIGYPVLVRPSYVLGGRAMDVVYDDAELEEYIEEAVRVAPDKPILVDDFLEDAVELDVDAVADGDDVLIGGIMEHVETAGVHSGDSACMIPPRSLGRDVNRRVREVAEDIADALDTVGLLNVQLAVKDGEVYVLEANPRSSRTVPFISKATGVPIAKLAAKVMAGESLADLDVEEQVPEQTSIKEVVLPFDRLPGSDPRLGPEMKSTGEVMGTADTFGKAYDKAQDSVGKPIPEDGTVVVDLSADEFPDPGTEAGEDLVEGFSEYYELCEAVDLEDAVQRGEVDLIVSRDRNLLETAVEEEVTYFSTQASAEAALEARQHKDEPIDVEPVDERPKLQEDWGQPKGE; this is encoded by the coding sequence ATGACGAGCGACGGGACAAACACACCGGCGGAGGAAGACCGCAAGATCCTGCTCATCGGGAGCGGCCCAATCCAGATCGGGCAGGCAGCAGAGTTCGACTACTCGGGCGCTCAGGCCTGTCGTGCCCTGCAAGAGGAAGGCGCGGAGGTCGTGCTGGTCAACTCCAACCCGGCGACGATCATGACCGACCCGGAGATGGCCGATCAGGTGTACATCGAGCCGATCACAACCGAGGCGATCGGCGAGATCATCCGCAAGGAACAGCCCGACGGCGTCATCGCCGGTCTCGGGGGGCAGACCGGCCTGAACGTCACGGCCGAACTCGCCGAGGAGGGCGTCCTCGACGAACACGACGTCGAGATTATGGGGACGCCGCTGGACACTATCTACGCGACCGAGGACCGCGAGCTGTTCCGCCAGCGCATGGAAGAGCTCGACGAGCCCGTCGCCCAGTCGACGACGATCGAACTCGACGACGACGAGGCCGTCGCGGAGCTGACCGAGGACGACCTCGAAGAGCGCGTGCAGGACGCCGTCGACGAGGTCGGCGGCCTGCCCGTGATCGCGCGGACGACCTACACGCTCGGAGGATCGGGCTCTGGCGTCGTCGACGAGTTCGACGAGCTCGTCGAGCGCGTCCGCAAGGGGCTTCGCCTCTCGCGCAACAGCGAGGTGCTCATCACCGAGTCGATCGCCGGCTGGGTCGAACTGGAGTACGAAGTGATGCGGGACGCCGACAACTCCTGTATCATCATCTGCAACATGGAGAACATCGACCCGATGGGGATCCACACGGGCGAGTCCACCGTCGTCACGCCCTCGCAGGTCATCCCCGACGAGGGCCACCAAGAGATGCGCGACTCCGCGCTGAAGGTGATCCGCGACCTCGGCATCCAAGGCGGCTGTAACATCCAGTTCGCGTGGCGCGACGACGGCACGCCCGGTGGCGAGTACCGCGTCGTCGAGGTCAATCCGCGCGTCTCGCGCTCTTCGGCGCTGGCATCGAAGGCGACGGGCTACCCGATCGCCCGCGTCACCGCGAAGGTCGCACTCGGCAAGCGCCTCCACGAGATCGAAAACGAGATCACCGGCGAAACGACCGCCGCGTTCGAGCCCGCGATCGACTACGTCGTCACCAAGGTGCCCCGCTGGCCCAAAGACAAGTTCGACGACGTGGAGTTCGAGCTGAGCACCGCGATGAAATCCACGGGCGAAGCGATGGCAATCGGCCGGACCTTCGAGGAGTCTCTGCTGAAGGCACTGCGCTCCAGCGAGTACGAGCCCGAGCCTGACTGGGACGAACTCAGCGACGACGAACTCGAAACCGACTATCTGGAGCGCCCGACGCCGGACCGCCCCTACGCGATGTTCGAGGCGTTCGAGCGCGGCTACTCCGTCGAGGAGGTCGTCGACTTCACGAACATCTACGAGTGGTACGTCGAGCGCTACCAGAACGTCGCCGAGGCCGCAGAGGCCGCACAGGACGGCGAGTTCGACGGCGCCGCCGAGATCGGCTTCACCGACGGCCAGATCGCCGCCGGCGTCGAGGCCAGCGAGGCCTCCGAACTGCCCCGTGCGGACGGCGGCGACATCGACGCCGTCGAGGCGTCGACCCCCGATCGCTCGTTCAAGCAAGTCGACACCTGCGCCGGCGAGTTCCAAGCGACGACGCCGTACTACTACTCGGCGCGGCAGGCGGCCGCCAGCAAGGGCCAGAGCCGCCTCACCGACGAGGTCCAAGTCGATCAGGACGCCGAAAGCGTCGTCGTCGTCGGCGGCGGCCCGATCCGCATCGGGCAGGGCGTCGAGTTCGACTACTGTTCGGTCCACGCGGTCCGTGCGCTGCGCGAGGCCGGCATCGACGCGCACGTCGTCAACAACAACCCCGAGACGGTCTCGACCGACTACGACACCTCCGACGGGCTCTTTTTCGAGCCGATCACCGCCGAGGAGGTCGCCGACGTGATCGAGGCGACCGGCGCCGACGGCGTGATGGTGCAGTTCGGCGGCCAGACCTCCGTCAACATCGGCGAACCGCTCGAAGCCGAACTCGAACGCCGCGATCTCGACTGCGAGATCATGGGGACCACCGTCGAGGCGATGGACCTCGCGGAGGACCGCGACCGGTTCAACGAGCTGATGGACGAGCTGGGTATCGCCCAGCCCGAGGGCGGCACCGCCTTCAGCGAGGACGAAGCGCTCGAACTCGCTCACGACATCGGCTATCCCGTCCTCGTACGCCCCTCCTACGTGCTGGGTGGCCGCGCGATGGACGTGGTCTACGACGACGCCGAACTCGAAGAGTACATCGAGGAGGCCGTCCGCGTCGCGCCGGACAAGCCGATCCTCGTCGACGACTTCCTCGAAGATGCCGTCGAACTGGACGTTGACGCCGTCGCCGACGGCGACGACGTGCTCATCGGCGGCATCATGGAGCACGTCGAGACCGCGGGCGTCCACTCGGGCGACTCCGCCTGCATGATCCCGCCGCGCTCGCTGGGCCGCGACGTGAACCGCCGCGTCCGCGAGGTCGCCGAGGACATCGCCGACGCGCTCGACACCGTCGGCCTGCTGAACGTCCAGCTGGCCGTCAAGGACGGCGAGGTGTACGTGCTCGAAGCCAACCCGCGCTCCTCGCGTACGGTGCCGTTCATCTCGAAGGCCACCGGCGTCCCGATCGCCAAGCTCGCCGCCAAAGTGATGGCCGGCGAGTCGCTGGCCGACCTCGACGTCGAAGAGCAGGTTCCCGAACAGACCTCGATCAAGGAGGTCGTCCTGCCCTTCGACCGCCTGCCGGGATCTGACCCGCGCCTCGGCCCGGAGATGAAATCGACCGGCGAGGTCATGGGCACCGCCGACACGTTCGGCAAGGCCTACGACAAGGCCCAAGACTCGGTCGGCAAGCCGATCCCCGAGGACGGCACCGTCGTCGTCGACCTCTCGGCCGACGAGTTCCCCGACCCCGGCACCGAGGCCGGCGAGGATCTCGTGGAGGGCTTCTCGGAGTACTACGAACTCTGCGAGGCAGTCGACTTGGAAGACGCCGTCCAGCGCGGCGAGGTCGACCTGATCGTCTCGCGGGACCGCAACCTGCTCGAAACGGCCGTCGAAGAGGAAGTGACCTACTTCTCGACGCAGGCCTCCGCCGAGGCGGCGCTCGAAGCC
- a CDS encoding DUF5815 family protein, with protein sequence MAEPRVPGGASDELSLPCGESIDPRALDLGVREFDCDCGSSHAVVMDVHPPSRFVPEALVEMLRETIETDDDFDEFGTPHVMGVVMEEFPEKIESADKSDDGNVGYGLLWVSEFDSRRLHEIVVELIVELMEHAISHADSDSAASEFEEQMLEFDVAEFVEQYRAQRDFESEHDTAA encoded by the coding sequence ATGGCAGAACCGCGCGTCCCGGGCGGAGCGAGCGACGAGCTGTCGCTACCCTGCGGTGAGTCAATTGACCCGCGGGCGCTGGATCTGGGAGTGCGGGAGTTCGATTGCGACTGCGGATCGAGCCACGCGGTCGTGATGGACGTGCACCCGCCCTCCCGATTCGTCCCCGAAGCGCTCGTCGAGATGCTGCGCGAGACCATCGAGACAGACGACGACTTCGACGAGTTCGGGACGCCCCACGTCATGGGCGTCGTGATGGAGGAGTTTCCCGAGAAGATCGAAAGCGCCGACAAGAGCGACGACGGCAACGTCGGCTACGGACTGCTCTGGGTCTCGGAGTTCGACTCGCGCCGACTCCACGAGATCGTCGTCGAGCTGATCGTCGAGTTGATGGAACACGCGATCAGCCACGCCGACAGCGATTCGGCAGCCTCGGAGTTCGAAGAGCAGATGCTGGAGTTCGACGTGGCCGAGTTCGTCGAGCAGTACCGGGCGCAGCGCGATTTCGAGAGCGAGCACGATACGGCCGCCTAG